A genomic region of Fusarium falciforme chromosome 4, complete sequence contains the following coding sequences:
- a CDS encoding Ribonuclease Z: protein MQRWGSQRLGCQFQGSINRRLYLPPPTTSFFYRQKSTTPIPKAKSRAFRKPRLPETRPLATSTNPPSPIPKVRLYSANIPMATSIEIAAVPTLDTPGTCLFVHNEKRAYVFGRPSEGTQRAFNSRRLGMGSTEHVFLSGSVSWDQVGGLFGYILTVGGTLEASREQTAILNEERQKKGKKTVKAGVFEAIGIHGGENLCHSLAACRPVILRQPVSVVTYEHRTDRRAKTIEDLEPDWQDDAIRVWNIPVQRERSSSPQKRRRSSSIVGDLSPSSAQFKELAKLSDPEYAATLVEKTMFNGHLKGNGVLVPTQLSQVKPTDTVFVRKGGDVSLYKGPRPGDGTEISNPDEIVWIFPEHEGLIDRKADLINVTHRPLPPTIYSQTSMCYLVKCHDRRGKFNPSRAKELGVAVSDFKHLTQGQSVTGKDGMTVTPDMVLGEMQLGNGFIVADIESRDFLDSFFERPEWSNTELMANVVTLYWILGPGLANDARIHQFIQEHPNMKHVFCAQDTCPNMIALAGPSELQTKLRRIDPERFTLLKYDNTVKGDIPPGLKVEHGRIGSKMSLMPRLRFDTGTVAPFPNLAEAAQSVSDEIMDLARKAQEETSDPEFLKRIEEEEKDIPNRDAEIIPLGTGSSIPGKYRNVSATLIRVPGIGNYLLDCGEGTLGQIRRLFGDEETGNILRDMKCIVISHLHADHHLGVPSFIKAWYEHTLEDSNAKLAISCISRYRGLLEEVSQVEDIGFHRLHFPSCSQSDKFNTGRREVKDDSFGLRSITRVAVPHCWLSFATEIELTSGLRIAYSGDCRPSDDFARECEGAHLLVHECTFDDDMLSHAKKKKHSTMGEALSVAHKMKARRTLLTHFSQRYVKSDSLKREDAGEAGEVLMAFDHMRVRLGDFKKAAAFQPAIAQMLADAGDK, encoded by the coding sequence ATGCAAAGATGGGGTTCTCAGCGTCTTGGGTGTCAATTTCAAGGATCTATTAACCGTCGTCTATATCTTCCCCCACCTACAACCTCATTCTTTTACAGACAGAAATCGACAACCCCGATtcccaaggccaagtctCGAGCCTTTCGCAAGCCACGTTTGCCTGAAACCAGGCCCCTAGCGACCTCGACaaatcctccatctccaattCCAAAAGTTAGGCTATACTCTGCCAATATTCCAATGGCGACTTCTATCGAGATCGCAGCCGTCCCCACCTTGGACACTCCTGGCACATGCCTCTTCGTTCACAATGAAAAGCGCGCCTACGTCTTCGGCCGACCCTCCGAGGGCACCCAGCGCGCCTTCAACAGTCGGAGACTTGGCATGGGAAGCACAGAGCATGTCTTCCTCAGCGGCAGTGTGTCTTGGGACCAGGTCGGAGGTCTCTTTGGCTATATCCTCACCGTTGGCGGAACACTCGAGGCAAGCAGGGAACAGACGGCCATTCTAAACGAGGAGAGACAGaaaaagggaaagaagacGGTCAAGGCAGGAGTTTTCGAGGCCATTGGTATACACGGTGGTGAGAACTTGTGCCACAGCTTGGCCGCCTGCCGACCTGTGATTCTACGACAGCCCGTCTCTGTGGTCACATACGAGCACAGGACTGATCGTAGGGCCAAGACTATCGAGGACCTCGAACCCGATTGGCAGGACGACGCAATCCGTGTGTGGAACATTCCAGTTCAAAGAGAGCGCTCTAGTAGCCCGCAGAAACGACGTCGATCGAGTTCTATCGTTGGAGATCTGAGCCCCTCCTCAGCACAGTTTAAGGAATTGGCAAAGCTCTCCGACCCCGAATATGCTGCCACTCTTGTCGAAAAGACCATGTTTAATGGTCACCTCAAAGGCAATGGCGTCTTGGTCCCTACGCAGTTGAGCCAAGTCAAACCCACAGATACCGTCTTTGTCCGCAAAGGGGGCGATGTGAGCTTATACAAGGGCCCTAGGCCAGGCGATGGCACAGAAATCAGCAACCCAGACGAGATTGTCTGGATTTTTCCCGAGCACGAAGGCCTTATCGATCGCAAAGCGGACCTCATCAACGTCACACATCGACCGCTCCCGCCTACAATATACAGCCAAACGTCCATGTGCTATCTCGTCAAGTGTCACGACCGCCGTGGCAAATTTAATCCGTCAAGAGCAAAAGAACTTGGTGTCGCTGTCTCCGACTTTAAGCATCTGACCCAGGGTCAGAGTGTTACTGGAAAAGATGGCATGACTGTGACCCCTGACATGGTCTTGGGCGAGATGCAACTTGGAAACGGCTTCATCGTTGCCGACATAGAATCCCGCGATTTTCTGGATTCCTTCTTTGAGCGACCAGAGTGGTCCAACACTGAGTTGATGGCCAACGTCGTTACTCTCTACTGGATCTTGGGCCCTGGCTTGGCTAATGATGCCAGGATCCACCAGTTCATTCAAGAGCACCCCAATATGAAGCACGTCTTTTGTGCGCAGGATACATGCCCAAACATGATTGCCCTGGCTGGGCCTAGTGAGCTCCAGACCAAGCTACGGCGGATCGACCCTGAGAGATTCACTCTGCTCAAATACGACAACACGGTCAAGGGGGACATACCTCCTGGACTGAAAGTCGAACATGGCCGCATTGGCAGCAAGATGTCGCTCATGCCTCGCCTTCGCTTCGATACTGGAACGGTTGCCCCTTTTCCCAACCTCGCCGAGGCAGCACAGTCTGTCAGTGACGAGATTATGGATCTGGCACGCAAGGCGCAGGAAGAGACCTCTGACCCCGAGTTTCTAAAACGaatcgaggaagaagaaaaggacaTTCCCAACCGTGATGCCGAGATCATCCCCCTCGGCACTGGTTCTTCGATCCCTGGAAAGTACCGCAACGTCTCTGCAACGCTCATTCGCGTCCCTGGTATCGGAAACTATCTTCTCGACTGCGGTGAAGGTACCCTTGGCCAGATCCGCCGGTTATTTGGAGACGAGGAAACTGGAAATATTCTGCGAGACATGAAGTGTATCGTCATCAGCCACCTCCACGCCGACCATCATCTGGGAGTCCCCAGCTTCATCAAGGCCTGGTATGAGCACACTTTGGAAGACAGCAACGCAAAGCTGGCCATCTCGTGTATATCAAGATATCGCGGCCTCCTCGAGGAGGTCTCCCAGGTCGAAGACATTGGCTTCCACCGCCTGCACTTCCCTAGCTGTTCCCAGTCGGATAAGTTCAACACAGGACGCCGAGAAGTTAAGGACGACAGCTTTGGTCTTCGCTCCATCACTCGTGTCGCCGTACCTCACTGCTGGCTGTCATTTGCTACAGAGATTGAGCTCACATCTGGTCTTCGCATCGCCTACTCGGGCGACTGTCGTCCATCAGATGACTTTGCGCGGGAATGCGAAGGAGCTCACCTACTCGTCCACGAGTGTACCTTTGATGACGACATGCTATCTCATgctaagaagaagaagcattCGACCATGGGAGAGGCACTCAGCGTCGCGCACAAGATGAAGGCCCGACGGACACTCCTCACGCACTTTTCGCAGCGCTACGTCAAGTCTGACTCTCTCAAGAGGGAAGACGCGGGCGAAGCTGGCGAGGTGCTCATGGCGTTTGACCACATGCGCGTGAGGTTGGGAGATTTCAAAAAGGCTGCGGCGTTTCAGCCGGCGATTGCTCAGATGCTGGCAGACGCTGGTGATAAATGA